One region of Triticum aestivum cultivar Chinese Spring chromosome 6B, IWGSC CS RefSeq v2.1, whole genome shotgun sequence genomic DNA includes:
- the LOC123135679 gene encoding peptidyl-prolyl cis-trans isomerase FKBP18, chloroplastic, whose amino-acid sequence MPPPPPSMAPSALPSRTFHPRRPHPQPSSAPAPPPREATVPCCVSRRRAAAQLLLSAGLLTAVSSSPPAPALAARRGRRTIAPEDYASTPDGLKYYDLIEGKGPTAEKGSTVQVHFDCIYRSITVVSSREAKLLAGNRSIAQPYVFTVGSLPGKERKRDFADTANGLFSAQASPKPPRAMYMITEGMKVGGKRRVIVPPDLGYGKKGQGEIPADASFELDIELLEVIPPADS is encoded by the exons atgcctcctcctccgccgtccaTGGCTCCCTCCGCCCTGCCTTCCAGAACCTTCCACCCCCGCCGGCCCCACCCTCAACCCTCCTCCGCTCCCGCTCCTCCTCCGAGGGAGGCCACCGTCCCCTGCTGCGTCTCCCGGCGGAGGGCggccgcgcagctcctcctctcggcCGGCCTCCTGACCGCCGTCTCGTCCTCCCCGCCGGCGCCCGCGCTCGCTGCCAGGAGGGGCCGCCGGACCATCGCGCCGGAGGACTACGCGTCCACAC CTGATGGCCTGAAGTACTACGATCTCATTGAAGGGAAGGGCCCAACTGCCGAGAAGGGATCAACTGTCCAG GTTCATTTCGACTGCATATACCGCAGCATCACCGTGGTGTCGAGCCGCGAGGCCAAGCTCCTCGCGGGGAACCGGAGCATCGCACAG CCCTATGTGTTCACCGTCGGATCGCTGCCTGGAAAAGAGCGGAAGCGCGATTTCGCAGACACCGCCAACGGGCTGTTCTCCGCGCAGGCTTCGCCGAAGCCTCCACGGGCCATGTACATGATAACCGAGGGAATGAAAGTTGGAGGGAAG AGGAGGGTGATTGTGCCTCCAGATCTGGGTTATGGGAAAAAGGGGCAGGGCGAGATACCG GCTGATGCTAGTTTTGAACTGGATATAGAGCTTTTGGAAGTGATCCCTCCCGCAGATAGTTGA
- the LOC123135678 gene encoding UTP--glucose-1-phosphate uridylyltransferase encodes MADEKLAKLREAVTGLGQISDKEKSGFISLVSRYLSGNEEQIEWGKIHTPTDEVVVPYDTLAAPPEDLAATKALLDKLAVLKLNGGLGTTMGCTGPKSVIEVRNGFTFLDLIVVQIESLNKKYGSNVPLLLMNSFNTHDDTLKIVEKYANSNIQIHTFNQSQYPRVVADEFLPWPSKGKTDKDGWYPPGHGDIFPSLMNSGKLDLLLSQGKEYVFIANSDNLGAIVDMKILNHLIHKQNEYCMEVTPKTLADVKGGTLISYEGRVQLLEIAQVPDAHVNEFKSIEKFKIFNTNNLWVSLKAIKRLVEADALKMEIIPNPKEVEGVKVLQLETAAGAAIRFFDHAIGMNVPRSRFLPVKATSDLQLVQSDLYTLVDGFVTRNAARTNPSNPSIELGPEFKKVGCFLGRFKSIPSIVELESLKVSGDVWFGSGIVLKGKVTITAKPGVKLEIPDGKVIENKDINGPEDL; translated from the exons ATGGCGGACGAGAAGCTCGCCAAGCTGCGCGAGGCCGTCACCGGCCTCGGCCAGATCAG CGACAAGGAGAAGTCCGGGTTCATCAGCCTCGTCTCCCGCTACCTCAG CGGCAACGAGGAGCAGATCGAGTGGGGCAAGATCCACACGCCGACCGACGAGGTGGTGGTGCCATACGACACCCTAGCGGCCCCGCCGGAAG ACCTCGCGGCGACCAAGGCGCTGCTCGACAAGCTCGCGGTGCTCAAGCTCAATGGCGGCCTGGGGACCACCATGGGGTGCACAGGCCCAAA GTCGGTCATCGAGGTGCGGAACGGGTTCACCTTCCTCGACCTCATCGTGGTCCAGATCGAG TCCCTGAACAAGAAGTACGGCAGCAACGTGCCGCTGCTCCTGATGAACTCCTTCAACACCCACGACGACACCTTGAAG ATTGTCGAGAAATACGCCAACTCAAACATCCAAATCCATACGTTCAACCAG AGCCAGTACCCTCGTGTCGTCGCCGACGAGTTCTTGCCGTGGCCTTCCAAGGGGAAGACTGACAAGGATGGCTG GTACCCTCCTGGCCATGGTGACATCTTCCCATCCCTGATGAACAGCGGCAAGCTCGATTTACTACTCTCGCAG GGAAAAGAATATGTTTTCATCGCAAACTCAGATAACTTGGGCGCTATAGTTGACATGA AGATACTGAACCACTTGATCCACAAGCAGAATGAATACTGCATGGAG GTTACCCCGAAAACTTTGGCCGATGTGAAAGGTGGCACACTGATCTCATATGAAGGAAGGGTTCAG CTTCTGGAGATTGCACAGGTTCCTGATGCACAT GTCAATGAGTTCAAGTCAATTGAGAAATTCAAGATCTTCAACACCAACAATCT ATGGGTGAGCTTGAAGGCTATCAAACGCCTTGTCGAGGCTGATGCACTCAAGATGGAGATCATTCCAAACCCGAAG GAAGTTGAGGGCGTGAAAGTCCTTCAGTTGGAAACGGCAGCTGGTGCCGCGATCAGG TTCTTTGACCATGCAATCGGCATGAATGTTCCAAGGTCCCGGTTCCTACCGGTGAAGGCAACATCAGACTTGCAGCTAGTACAG TCTGATCTGTATACcttggttgatggctttgttacaCGTAATGCCGCTAGAACAAACCCATCAAATCCCTCAATTGAACTTGGCCCTGAGTTCAAGAAG GTTGGGTGCTTCCTCGGCCGCTTCAAGTCGATTCCTAGCATTGTTGAGCTAGAGAGCTTGAAGGTTTCCGGTGATGTTTGGTTTGGTTCTGGCATCGTGCTGAAG GGCAAGGTGACCATCACAGCAAAACCTGGTGTTAAGCTGGAAATCCCAGATGGAAAAGTGATTGAGAACAAG GATATCAACGGCCCTGAGGACCTTTAA